Proteins encoded within one genomic window of Oncorhynchus masou masou isolate Uvic2021 chromosome 1, UVic_Omas_1.1, whole genome shotgun sequence:
- the tbx3b gene encoding T-box transcription factor TBX3, with protein MAFQPFLPNTASDFTLDAMLARQSPFFPAIALTSHGSLHMPVAQRHRMLDPVNAETILRKASLEQHNATQSAKLSPPKTLETEATEDDPKVHLEARHLWTQFHKFGTEMVITKSGRRMFPPFKARCTGLNQRAKYILLVDIVAADDFRYKFHNSRWMVSGKADPEMPKRMYIHPDSPASGEQWMSKVVNFHKLKLTNNISDKHGFTILNSMHKYQPRFHVVRANDILKLPYSTFRTYVFSETEFIAVTAYQNDKITQLKIDNNPFAKGFRDTGNGRREKKKQLGINIQKFSETSGDSLDEAPLKSAGNATSIEGCQSDNESGQESKHWNNVGQDLRKTSTTTEELTPEPNVTTFHDKADRASTDSLRTETDSEDPKEDHINSITGGMTRCFGAEDPRATEHFQPLTVETDQSAHITGLGRSFSHCYSYPPDWTRYILNPLGVAHRLLHNAQVNMQGETLSSVAATAMGHMLMAVSSGGVCSMGTAGIPVSSVQRVSGTSGLPLNFQHHAMASQGLTVSPFGAIFPYPYSHLAATAALSTTASTPVHRRSVTPVHRRPVRPPTRFRPYLISNRVGLPDNCSTPPTSIRLMTDRDVNCHTIANSPIAAPLHCRPMSEVNSDSSLHSSGASAAKRVSSKDCMDQLQCIQQLVRGIDSYQDRDSYS; from the exons ATGGCATTCCAACCGTTTTTACCAAACACTGCTTCGGATTTCACCCTCGACGCAATGCTGGCCCGACAATCTCCGTTTTTTCCTGCTATTGCGTTAACTTCCCACGGGTCTCTTCACATGCCTGTTGCGCAAAGGCATCGCATGCTGGATCCGGTCAATGCTGAAACGATCCTCCGCAAAGCCTCGCTGGAACAGCATAATGCAACCCAGTCTGCCAAGCTCAGTCCTCCTAAAACGCTGGAGACGGAAGCCACGGAGGATGATCCAAAAGTTCACTTGGAGGCAAGGCACCTTTGGACACAATTCCACAAATTCGGCACTGAAATGGTCATAACAAAATCAGGAAG GCGCATGTTTCCACCGTTCAAAGCAAGATGTACTGGCTTGAACCAAAGGGCAAAATATATTTTGCTCGTGGACATTGTTGCGGCCGACGACTTCAGGTACAAGTTTCACAACTCCCGTTGGATGGTGTCAGGAAAGGCAGATCCTGAAATGCCAAAGAGGATGTACATACACCCAGACAGTCCCGCTTCTGGCGAGCAATGGATGTCAAAAGTGGTCAATTTTCACAAATTAAAATTGACCAACAACATCTCGGACAAGCATGGGTTT ACGATTCTTAACTCAATGCACAAATACCAGCCCAGGTTTCACGTTGTGAGGGCCAATGATATCCTCAAACTACCTTATAGCACGTTCAGAACCTATGTCTTTTCTGAGACAGAATTCATTGCTGTGACTGCATATCAAAACGACAAG ATCACACAACTGAAAATTGATAACAATCCTTTCGCCAAAGGATTCCGTGACACTGGCAATGGTAGAAGAGAAAAAAA GAAACAATTGGGGATAAATATACAAAAGTTCAGTGAAACCTCTGGTGACTCTTTGGATGAGGCTCCACTGAAAAGCGCAGGAAATGCAACGTCAATTG AGGGCTGCCAAAGTGACAACGAAAGCGGTCAAGAAAGCAAACATTGGAATAATGTTGGACAAGACTTGAGAAAAACCTCAACCACCACAGAGGAACTGACACCTGAGCCAAATGTCACCACATTCCACGACAAAGCGGACAGGGCTTCAACGGACTCACTTAGGACCGAAACAGACTCAGAGGATCCAAAAGAGGACCATATAAACTCCATAACTGGTGGTATGACACGTTGCTTTGGAGCAGAGGATCCGAGGGCAACAGAACACTTCCAGCCTTTAACCGTGGAAACGGACCAAAGTGCTCACATCACAGGCCTAGGACGCAGTTTTTCACACTGCTATTCTTATCCACCGGATTGGACAAGATATATTCTCAACCCCTTGGGTGTCGCTCACCGTCTCCTACACAATGCCCAAGTCAACATGCAGGGAGAAACTTTATCCAGTGTAGCAGCAACAGCAATGGGGCACATGCTGATGGCTGTGTCATCTGGCGGAGTGTGCTCCATGGGCACGGCTGGTATCCCAGTATCTTCTGTACAAAGAGTGTCAGGAACGTCAGGATTACCCTTGAACTTTCAGCATCATGCTATGGCATCACAG GGCCTCACGGTTTCTCCTTTTGGTGCTATTTTCCCCTATCCCTACTCCCATTTGGCCGCAACGGCTGCTCTCTCCACCACAGCATCAACCCCAGTGCATCGCCGCTCAGTAACCCCAGTGCATCGCCGCCCAGTGCGCCCTCCTACCCGGTTCAGGCCATACTTAATTTCCAATAGAGTAGGCCTACCAGACAACTGTTCGACGCCCCCGACATCTATTCGCCTTATGACGGATAGAGACGTGAATTGTCACACTATTGCAAATAGTCCGATTGCTGCTCCATTGCACTGTAGGCCTATGTCAGAGGTAAACAGCGATTCCTCGCTACATAGTTCTGGTGCGTCAGCGGCAAAACGTGTATCCAGCAAGGATTGCATGGATCAGCTTCAATGTATACAACAGTTGGTCAGAGGTATTGACTCCTATCAAGACAGAGACTCATATTCCTAG